The following proteins come from a genomic window of Sardina pilchardus chromosome 1, fSarPil1.1, whole genome shotgun sequence:
- the LOC134078168 gene encoding zinc finger protein 883-like translates to MNPVGQKEEAVYKHHLVESGGVNSPAQSTVLESEMSGFTGPTLLPVPEKEIKEEEFDDFLQEYLSTVQKDNPGPDHVCKTETNMSDIMDIKEEEEADVREHGQKDSSPTANHQEINTDKMRCAGEMEHHRNKHEKSFHKRNHLKSHQTIHTGEKPYQCSVCGKSFSDSLGLSMHQLAHNGEKLYPCPQCGKTFNRMDHLKTHQRTHTGEKPYQCTDCGISFSQTRSLRAHQRIHTGEKPYPCTTCGKRFRENSTLIGHQRIHTGEKPYQCTDCGKSFKTRKGVTNHQLTHTGKKPYQCTTCGKSFRTKEKETIHQRTHTGEKPYLCTDCGKTFSQQSNLKTHQRIHTGEKTYHCSICGKRFRENSGLFGHQRTHTCEKPYQCTDCRKTFKNQSDFTRHQLTHTREKPHQCTNCGKAFSNKSNLERHQRIHTGEKPYHCSTCGKTFRQNSVLIEHQRIHTGEKPYQCTTCGKSFRASSNLIKHQRTHTG, encoded by the exons ATGAACCCAGTGGGCCAGAAAGAAGAGGCAGTATATAAACACCACCTAGTGGAGTCAGGTGGAGTCAACTCACCTGCTCAAAG CACAGTACTCGAGTCTGAAATGTCAGGATTTACTGGACCAACACTGCTGCCTGTGCCAGAGAAggagataaaagaagaagagttTGATGATTTCCTTCAAGAGTATCTGTCTACAGTTCAGAAGGACAACCCTGGACCAGATCATGTGTGCAAGACTGAAACAAACATGTCAGACATCATGGACattaaagaggaggaagaggctgatGTAAGAGAGCATGGTCAGAAAGACTCTTCTCCTACTG CAAATCATCAAGAAATCAACACAGATAAGATGAGATGTGCTGGGGAGATGGAACATCATCGTAATAAACATGAAAAGAGCTTTCATAAGAGGAATCACCTGAAGTCACACCAGaccatccacacaggagaaaagccgtatCAGTGCAGTgtatgtgggaagagtttcagtGACAGTTTGGGTCTCTCCATGCATCAGTTGGCACATAATGGAGAAAAGCTCTACCCATGTCCTCAGTGTGGAAAGACTTTCAATAGGATGGATCATCTTAAGACTCACCAGaggacccatactggagaaaagccatatcagtgcaccgACTGTGGAATATCTTTTAGTCAGACACGTAGCCTCAGGgcacaccagaggatccatactggggaaaagccatatccgtgcactacatgtgggaagagattCAGGGAGAACAGTACTCTTATTGGGCACCAGCGtatacatacaggagaaaagccatatcagtgcactgattGTGGAAAGAGTTTCAAGACTAGGAAAGGTGTCACCAACCATCAGCTCACACATACAGggaaaaagccatatcagtgcactacatgtgggaagagtttcaggACAAAGGAGAAGGAAAccatccatcagcgcacacatacaggagaaaagccatatctgtgcactgactgtgggaaGACTTTTAGTCAACAATCTaacctcaagacacaccagcggatccatactggggaaaaaACATATCATTGCAGTATATGTGGGAAGAGATTCAGAGAGAACAGTGGACTGTTTGggcatcagcgcacacatacatgcgagAAACCATACCAGTGCACTGACTGCAGAAAGACATTCAAGAATCAATCAGATTTCACCAGACAtcagctcacacatacacgagaaaagccacatcagtgtactAACTGTGGGAAGGCTTTTAGTAACAAATCTAACCTCGAGAgacaccagaggatccatactggggaaaagccatatcactGCAGTACATGTGGGAAGACCTTCAGGCAGAACAGTGTTCTTATTGAGCACCAAAGGATTCATACTGGGGAAAAACCATACcagtgtactacatgtgggaagagctTCAGGGCGAGCAGTAATCTTATTAaacatcagcgcacacatacaggataG
- the LOC134077910 gene encoding zinc finger protein OZF-like, translating to MTRTLPAGIKQRSVGGGGDGLQVGLTRASHRRAGGGGDGLQVDMTRASHRRAGGGGDGVQVGMTRASHRRAGGGGDGLQVGMTRASHRRAGGGGDGLQVGLTRASHRRAVKEIKEEESDDFLQEYLSTVQKDNPGPDHVCKTETNMSDIMDIKEEEEADVREHGQKDSSPTELNTDKMRCAGEMEHHRNKHGKSFHKTNHLKAHQTIHTEEKPYLCSVCGKSFREKPYQCTYCGKGFRHTCSLKTHQMIHTGEKPNHCTTCGKRFRVSMNLIKHQHTHTGEKPYQCTDCGKSFSQMSSLKAHQSIHTGKKPYQCTDCGKAFSQIGNLKKHQMIHTGEKPYPCPTCGKSFRTKREVTIHQRTHTGEKTYQCTDCGKGFSQIGNLKRHQSIHTGEKPYQCTTCGKSFRTKIEVTIHQRTHTGEKPYQCTDCGKAFSIMSNLKAHQSIHTGEKPYQCTDCGKGFMTKKGVTIHQRTHTGEKPYQCTDCGKDFSHMSSLKRHQSIHTG from the exons ATGACCAGAACTCTACCTGCAGGAATCAAACAAAGGAGCgtaggtgggggtggagatggTCTTCAGGTGGGCTTGACCAGAGCTTCACACAGgagggcaggtggaggtggagatggtctTCAGGTGGACATGACCAGAGCTTCACACAGgagggcaggtggaggtggagatggtgtTCAGGTGGGCATGACCAGAGCTTCACACAGgagggcaggtggaggtggagatggtctTCAGGTGGGCATGACCAGAGCTTCACACAGgagggcaggtggaggtggagatggtctTCAGGTGGGCTTGACCAGAGCTTCACACAGGAgggcag TGAAggagataaaagaagaagagtCTGATGATTTCCTTCAAGAGTATCTGTCTACAGTTCAGAAGGACAACCCTGGACCGGATCATGTGTGCAAGACTGAAACAAACATGTCAGACATCATGGACattaaagaggaggaagaggctgatGTAAGAGAGCATGGTCAGAAAGACTCTTCTCCTACTG AACTCAACACAGATAAGATGAGATGTGCTGGGGAGATGGAACATCATCGTAATAAACATGGAAAGAGCTTTCATAAGACCAATCACCTGAAGGCACACCAGACCATCCACACAGAAGAAAAGCCGTATCTGTGCAGTgtatgtgggaagagtttca gagaaaagccatatcagtgcacttaCTGCGGAAAGGGTTTTCGACACACATGTAGcctcaagacacaccagatgatccatactggggaaaagccaaATCACtgtactacatgtgggaagagattCAGGGTGAGCATGAATCTCATtaaacatcagcacacacatacaggagaaaagccatatcagtgcactgactgcggaaagagttttagtcaaatgagcagtctcaag gcacaccagagtatccatacaggaaaaaagccatatcagtgcactgactgtggaaaggcttttagtCAAATTGGCAATCTCAAGAAacaccagatgatccatactggggaaaaaCCATATCCGTGCCCtacatgtgggaaaagtttCAGGACTAAGAGAGAGGTGAccatccatcagcgcacacatacaggagaaaaaacatatcagtgcactgactgtgggaaGGGTTTTAGTCAAATTGGCAATCTCAAGAGACACCAGAgtatccatactggagaaaagccatatcagtgcactacatgtgggaaaagtttCAGGACTAAGATAGAGGTCAccatccatcagcgcacacatacaggagaaaagccatatcagtgtactgactgtggaaaggcttttagtATAATGAGCAATCTCAAGGCACACCAGagtatccacacaggagaaaagccatatcagtgcactgactgcggaAAGGGTTTTATGACTAAGAAAGGGGTCACAATccaccagcgcacacacacaggagaaaagccatatcagtgcactgactgcggaAAGGATTTTAGTCATATGAGCAGTCTCAAGAGACACCAGagtatccacacagga
- the LOC134078093 gene encoding zinc finger protein 436-like — MTLYTDHNKKYHQHLESKNQQPENTVQISEYQVPVTDWMNPVGQKEEAVYKHHLVESGGVNSPAQSTVLESEMSGFTGPTLLPVPEKEIKEEEFDDFLQEYLSTVQKDNPGPDHVCKTETNMSDIMDIKEEEEADVREHGQNDSSPTANHQEINTDKMRCAGEMEHHRNKHEKSFHKRNHLKSHQTIHTGEKPYQCSVCGKSFSDSLGLSMHQLAHNGEKLYPCPQCGKTFNRMDHLKTHQRTHTGEKPYQCTDCGISFSQTRSLRAHQRIHTGEKPYPCTTCGKRFRENSTLIGHQRIHTGEKPYQCTDCGKSFKTRKGVTNHQLTHTGKKPYQCTTCGKSFRTKEKETIHQRTHTGEKPYLCTDCGKTFSQQSNLKTHQRIHTGEKTYQCTNCGKAFSNKSNLERHQRIHTGEKPYHCSTCGKTFRQNSVLIEHQRIHTGEKPYQCTTCGKSFRASSNLIKHQRTHTG; from the exons ATGACACTCTACACTGATCACAACAAGAAATATCACCAACATTTAGAATCCAAAAATCAACAACCAGAAAACACAGTCCAGATATCAGAGTATCAG GTTCCTGTCACTGATTGGATGAACCCAGTGGGCCAGAAAGAAGAGGCAGTATATAAACACCACCTAGTGGAGTCAGGTGGAGTCAACTCACCTGCTCAAAG CACAGTACTCGAGTCTGAAATGTCAGGATTTACTGGACCAACACTGCTGCCTGTGCCAGAGAAggagataaaagaagaagagttTGATGATTTCCTTCAAGAGTATCTGTCTACAGTTCAGAAGGACAACCCTGGACCAGATCATGTGTGCAAGACTGAAACAAACATGTCAGACATCATGGACattaaagaggaggaagaggctgatGTAAGAGAGCATGGTCAGAACGACTCTTCTCCTACTG CAAATCATCAAGAAATCAACACAGATAAGATGAGATGTGCTGGGGAGATGGAACATCATCGTAATAAACATGAAAAGAGCTTTCATAAGAGGAATCACCTGAAGTCACACCAGaccatccacacaggagaaaagccgtatCAGTGCAGTGTATGTGGGAAGAGTTTTAGTGACAGTTTGGGTCTCTCCATGCATCAGTTGGCACATAATGGAGAAAAGCTCTACCCATGTCCTCAGTGTGGAAAGACTTTCAATAGGATGGATCATCTTAAGACTCACCAGaggacccatactggagaaaagccatatcagtgcaccgACTGTGGAATATCTTTTAGTCAGACACGTAGCCTCAGGgcacaccagaggatccatactggggaaaagccatatccgtgcactacatgtgggaagagattCAGGGAGAACAGTACTCTTATTGGGCATCAGCGtatacatacaggagaaaagccatatcagtgcactgattGTGGAAAGAGTTTCAAGACTAGGAAAGGTGTCACCAACCATCAGCTCACACATACAGggaaaaagccatatcagtgcactacatgtgggaagagtttcaggACAAAGGAGAAGGAAAccatccatcagcgcacacatacaggagaaaagccatatctgtgcactgactgtgggaaGACTTTTAGTCAACAATCTaacctcaagacacaccagcggatccatactggggaaaaaACAT atcagtgtactAACTGTGGGAAGGCTTTTAGTAACAAATCTAACCTCGAGAgacaccagaggatccatactggggaaaagccatatcactGCAGTACATGTGGGAAGACCTTCAGGCAGAACAGTGTTCTTATTGAGCACCAAAGGATTCATACTGGGGAAAAACCATACcagtgtactacatgtgggaagagctTCAGGGCGAGCAGTAATCTTATTAaacatcagcgcacacatacaggataG
- the LOC134078017 gene encoding zinc finger protein 883-like, producing the protein MSGFTGPTLLPVPEKEIKEEEFDDFIQEYLSTVQKDNPGPDHVCKTETNMSDIMDIKEEEEANVREHGQKDSSPTANHQEINTDKMRCAGEMEHHRNKHEKSFHKRNHLKSHQTIHTGEKPYQCSVCGKSFSDSLGLSMHQLAHNGEKLYPCPQCGKTFNRMDHLKTHQRTHTGEKPYQCTDCGISFSQTRSLRAHQRIHTGEKPYPCTTCGKRFRENSTLIGHQRIHTGEKPYQCTDCGKSFKTRKGVTNHQLTHTGKKPYQCTTCGKSFRTKEKETIHQRTHTGEKPYLCTDCGKTFSQQSNLKTHQRIHTGEKTYHCSICGKRFRENSGLFGHQRTHTCEKPYQCTDCRKTFKNQSDFTRHQLTHTREKPHQCTNCGKAFSNKSNLERHQRIHTGEKPYHCSTCGKTFRQNSVLIEHQKIHTGEKPYQCTTCGKSFRASSNLIKHQRTHTG; encoded by the exons ATGTCAGGATTTACTGGACCAACACTGCTGCCTGTGCCAGAGAAggagataaaagaagaagagttTGATGATTTCATTCAAGAGTATCTGTCTACAGTTCAGAAGGACAACCCTGGACCAGATCATGTGTGCAAGACTGAAACAAACATGTCAGACATCATGGACattaaagaggaggaagaggctaaTGTAAGAGAGCATGGTCAGAAAGACTCTTCTCCTACTG CAAATCATCAAGAAATCAACACAGATAAGATGAGATGTGCTGGGGAGATGGAACATCATCGTAATAAACATGAAAAGAGCTTTCATAAGAGGAATCACCTGAAGTCACACCAGaccatccacacaggagaaaagccgtatCAGTGCAGTgtatgtgggaagagtttcagtGACAGTTTGGGTCTCTCCATGCATCAGTTGGCACATAATGGAGAAAAGCTCTACCCATGTCCTCAGTGTGGAAAGACTTTCAATAGGATGGATCATCTTAAGACTCACCAGaggacccatactggagaaaagccatatcagtgcaccgACTGTGGAATATCTTTTAGTCAGACACGTAGCCTCAGGgcacaccagaggatccatactggggaaaagccatatccgtgcactacatgtgggaagagattCAGGGAGAACAGTACTCTTATTGGGCATCAGCGtatacatacaggagaaaagccatatcagtgcactgattGTGGAAAGAGTTTCAAGACTAGGAAAGGTGTCACCAACCATCAGCTCACACATACAGggaaaaagccatatcagtgcactacatgtgggaagagtttcaggACAAAGGAGAAGGAAAccatccatcagcgcacacatacaggagaaaagccatatctgtgcactgactgtgggaaGACTTTTAGTCAACAATCTaacctcaagacacaccagcggatccatactggggaaaaaACATATCATTGCAGTATATGTGGGAAGAGATTCAGAGAGAACAGTGGACTGTTTGggcatcagcgcacacatacatgcgagAAACCATACCAGTGCACTGACTGCAGAAAGACATTCAAGAATCAATCAGATTTCACCAGACAtcagctcacacatacacgagaaaagccacatcagtgtactAACTGTGGGAAGGCTTTTAGTAACAAATCTAACCTCGAGAgacaccagaggatccatactggggaaaagccatatcactGCAGTACATGTGGGAAGACCTTCAGGCAGAACAGTGTTCTTATTGAGCACCAAAAGATTCATACTGGGGAAAAACCATACcagtgtactacatgtgggaagagctTCAGGGCGAGCAGTAATCTTATTAaacatcagcgcacacatacaggataG